A genomic window from Salvia hispanica cultivar TCC Black 2014 chromosome 5, UniMelb_Shisp_WGS_1.0, whole genome shotgun sequence includes:
- the LOC125190091 gene encoding exocyst complex component EXO84B-like has product MASIAADMFVGRERFATLLLMRLTETVILWLSEDQTFWDDIEEGPRPLGDLGLQQFYLDMKFVMCFASQGRYLSRNLHRVVNDIINKAIAAFSSTGMDPYSVLPEDDWFNEVCQHAIEKLSGQPKNNNGEHDLNSPTASVSAQSISSMRSHGSS; this is encoded by the exons ATGGCTAGTATAGCAGCAGATATGTTTGTAGGCCGGGAGAGATTTGCCACACTGTTGTTAATGAGGCTCACAGAGACTGTCATTTTATGGCTTTCAGAAGATCAAACATTTTGGGATGACATCGAGGAAGGACCTAGGCCATTGGGTGATCTTGGTCTACAACAG TTCTATCTGGACATGAAATTTGTCATGTGTTTCGCCTCGCAAGGCCGCTACTTGTCCAGGAACTTGCACCGTGTAGTGaatgatattataaataaagcaaTTGCAGCATTTTCTTCAACAGGCATGGATCCATATAG TGTACTTCCAGAAGATGACTGGTTCAATGAAGTTTGTCAACACGCTATAGAGAAGCTGAGTGGTCAACCGAAGAACAACAACGGAGAGCACGACCTCAACAGTCCAACCGCTTCTGTTTCAGCTCAATCTATCTCATCAATGAGATCTCATGGAAGTTCCTGA
- the LOC125190867 gene encoding uncharacterized protein LOC125190867 translates to MRPMKYLKSLSLAAMKVSGQDISYFLKSCPMLRELNITRSSFTFDVHVSGDLEILRIHKCTFRKFVIEISAPHLYEIVADVYEVHSKAKPGALRFRNVPRLAIASLEIGNLRYNAANFASTVSCFTSHLHHLRKLVLFISSKPKILLREELPYMPNLKELYVVVSRVHAHLCLVPVTSIISACPHLQMFTFKFYMYEDDERCPDNYEYKQIYGYEPSRVYGCPHKRLRMLKFQGSCATDIVKLMTYISGRCVEYQKINTCTPDMSEAKVQAHMCHIQQLQLKLPHQVEFKFY, encoded by the exons ATGAGGCCTATGAAATATCTCAAGTCTCTATCTCTGGCAGCTATGAAAGTGAGTGGTCAAGACATCTCCTATTTCCTCAAAAGTTGTCCCATGTTGAGGGAACTTAATATCACAAGATCGTCTTTCACATTTGATGTTCATGTCTCCGGCGATTTGGAGATTCTTCGGATACATAAATGCACCTTTAGGAAATTCGTTATCGAAATTTCTGCTCCACATCTTTATGAAATTGTTGCCGATGTTTATGAAGTTCATTCCAAAGCAAAACCAGGCGCCCTACGGTTCAGGAATGTTCCAAGACTTGCCATAGCAAGTCTTGAAATTGGAAATCTAAGATATAATGCGGCCAATTTTGCTTCAACAGTATCTTGCTTTACTTCCCATCTCCACCATCTCCGAAAACTCGTATTGTTTATCTCATCGAAACCTAAG ATTCTTTTAAGGGAAGAGCTTCCTTATATGCCTAATCTAAAGGAGTTGTACGTTGTAGTTTCGCGTGTCCATGCGCACCTCTGTCTTGTGCCGGTAACATCTATAATATCGGCATGTCCTCATCTTCAGATGTTCACATTCAAG TTTTATATGTatgaagatgatgaaagaTGCCCAGACAACTATGAATATAAGCAAATTTATGGCTATGAACCATCGCGTGTTTATGGATGCCCACACAAACGTCTCAGAATGTTAAAGTTTCAAGGATCGTGTGCAACCGATATCGTCAAATTGATGACCTATATTTCAGGTCGTTGCGTTGAATATCAAAAGATAAATACTTGTACTCCAGATATGAGTGAGGCTAAGGTACAAGCTCATATGTGCCATATACAACAACTACAGTTGAAGTTACCTCATCAAGTTGAATTcaagttttattaa
- the LOC125190092 gene encoding cell wall protein IFF6-like has translation MAKRKATIDRASTTGGASSEPQPAAESRPPSPQRSQPPPTTQIPAMVPLEALAAFLSQQDPNRDWTATLAGFGLTGGIPATSNPTPTTTTEQPPTTTPKTSTLTSENISTKIAAQSEPSPTYQQTEPLDVSPLSAYQDPNWGETEDKESGVRASESKKGEAREIRATEAKIDAAEEEIDLNETARKQGLMTGEEFQAVLGKGDRIVVNPEGVAEVMDLASQSVGKGEATKKAESSEEVAHQSVEEKTDEQPKRAEHIEEERQEPEAHQEEASVVTKPKPIKRRLVLKNDPKAERQKPQRVSQRCLGKWTSNKAGANTAADAVEVSSDDERTTPTKPKEEPSNASQEDTQLATGTVSATPTDQEKNTDKVAEGLDLASESVGREEATRSDTSARMVAEPTAQEDTSTRADEEGETMDVEETKYIQERKR, from the coding sequence ATGGCAAAGAGAAAGGCAACCATCGACCGAGCATCTACCACCGGCGGGGCCTCGTCTGAACCCCAGCCAGCAGCCGAATCACGGCCGCCAAGCCCACAAAGATCACAACCACCGCCAACGACACAAATTCCGGCGATGGTTCCTTTAGAAGCACTGGCGGCGTTTCTAAGCCAACAGGACCCCAATAGAGACTGGACAGCAACCCTAGCCGGATTTGGCTTAACCGGAGGAATACCGGCGACATCAAACCCTACCCCAACTACAACCACAGAACAACCACCCACTACCACCCCGAAAACCTCAACTCTGACGTCCGAAAATATTTCCACAAAAATTGCTGCACAATCAGAACCTTCTCCCACATACCAACAAACAGAGCCGCTGGACGTCAGCCCTCTTTCCGCCTATCAAGACCCCAACTGGGGAGAAACAGAAGACAAGGAGAGTGGAGTGAGAGCAAGCGAGAGCAAGAAAGGTGAAGCAAGGGAGATTAGGGCCACTGAAGCAAAAATCGATGCAGCGGAGGAGGAGATAGATCTGAACGAGACGGCCAGGAAGCAAGGGTTAATGACGGGTGAAGAATTTCAAGCGGTTTTGGGCAAAGGGGATCGAATCGTGGTGAACCCTGAAGGGGTGGCTGAAGTAATGGACCTCGCATCCCAGTCAGTAGGAAAGGGGGAAGCAACAAAGAAAGCGGAAAGCTCGGAAGAGGTAGCCCACCAATCAGTAGAGGAGAAGACAGACGAACAACCGAAAAGGGCCGAACACATTGAAGAGGAGAGACAAGAACCAGAAGCACATCAAGAGGAAGCCTCAGTGGTAACTAAACCGAAACCCATAAAGAGGAGGCTAGTGTTGAAAAACGACCCCAAGGCAGAAAGGCAGAAACCCCAAAGAGTGTCACAGAGATGCTTAGGAAAGTGGACGTCCAACAAGGCAGGAGCAAACACAGCAGCGGACGCAGTGGAGGTTTCGAGTGATGACGAGAGgactactcctacaaaacctAAGGAGGAGCCCTCGAATGCTAGCCAGGAGGACACCCAATTGGCAACAGGGACAGTATCAGCAACGCCGACTGACCAGGAGAAGAATACTGACAAGGTGGCTGAGGGTCTGGACCTCGCATCAGAGTCAGTAGGTCGGGAGGAGGCAACAAGAAGTGATACTAGTGCCCGCATGGTGGCCGAGCCTACCGCACAGGAGGACACTTCAACACGAGCCGACGAGGAAGGAGAGACAATGGATGTCGAAGAGACCAAGTACATTCAAGAAAGGAAGAGATAG
- the LOC125190093 gene encoding DNA polymerase epsilon subunit C-like, translating into MPSIATYPARNLSLCHILGAFVRNNIIITEAEDLSPMYMVDAPGLFDVPFFVRTNLVYYREGVPQFYPMGEAPGGRAQQGQEVQAAQIDQAQRPRQENLERAVTELAEENRQSRTEMAKLITLMESILKELARAKASSEAGTSGHGGQEEEPTGPEEEEGDEQEEDDDNQTGLTEEEPTDPPTQNPAPRMSRRNI; encoded by the coding sequence ATGCCATCGATAGCCACCTACCCAGCCCGAAACTTGTCGCTCTGCCACATACTAGGAGCCTTCGTGcgcaacaacatcatcataacAGAGGCAGAGGACCTGTCTCCAATGTACATGGTCGACGCTCCTGGCCTATTTGATGTACCCTTCTTCGTCCGCACCAACTTGGTATACTACAGAGAAGGAGTACCCCAGTTCTACCCAATGGGAGAAGCCCCCGGGGGAAGGGCACAACAAGGTCAGGAGGTGCAAGCTGCCCAGATCGACCAAGCGCAGAGGCCGAGGCAAGAAAATCTGGAGCGGGCAGTGACTGAGCTGGCTGAGGAGAACAGACAATCGCGGACAGAGATGGCAAAACTGATAACCCTAATGGAAAGCATACTAAAGGAGTTGGCAAGAGCGAAAGCAAGCAGTGAAGCTGGAACAAGCGGACATGGAGGACAGGAAGAAGAACCCACCGGacctgaggaagaagaaggtgatgaGCAAGAGGAGGATGATGACAACCAAACCGGACTTACTGAAGAAGAACCAACGGACCCACCTACACAGAACCCTGCCCCAAGAATGAGCAGGAGGAACATCTGA